In the genome of Desulfofarcimen acetoxidans DSM 771, one region contains:
- a CDS encoding RNA-guided endonuclease InsQ/TnpB family protein produces MVKNHYLAKSIHDASWGTFRNFVEYKCRKYGKIFFPVPPHGTSQTCLCGANVPKDLSVRVHRCPACGLVMPRDLVSAILIERRGLEMLAA; encoded by the coding sequence ATGGTCAAAAATCACTACCTAGCTAAAAGCATTCATGATGCTTCATGGGGTACATTCAGAAACTTTGTGGAGTACAAATGCCGCAAATACGGTAAAATATTTTTCCCTGTCCCTCCGCATGGCACTTCCCAGACTTGTCTTTGTGGCGCTAATGTGCCAAAGGATTTGAGTGTCAGAGTACACCGATGCCCTGCTTGTGGACTGGTTATGCCCAGGGATTTGGTGTCAGCCATATTAATAGAACGCCGTGGCTTAGAAATGCTAGCGGCTTAG
- a CDS encoding adenosylcobinamide amidohydrolase, with protein MLEELHLFNKQISIQGINFYVYNKNTFLVSSDNPLKVLSSAVLGGNLRQAYHIINHSVNKNYNGSDPEQDLRQVAEGLNLGHDVVGMMTAVNVTHTVLSCGSQKGLAVAALCTVGVSNPGVAGVPTAKLQRNIQPGTINTILLIEGNLSVPAMVNAVITATEAKTRALFKSKISLLDGECITGTTSDAIVVSCTGRGELQHYAGTATDLGYLIGRTVYNAISQGVDDYISYNEGLNLENKIDFLN; from the coding sequence TTGTTAGAGGAATTACATTTGTTTAATAAGCAGATCTCTATCCAAGGGATAAATTTTTATGTCTATAACAAAAATACATTTCTTGTTTCGTCTGACAACCCGCTGAAAGTGCTCAGTTCTGCTGTCTTAGGCGGAAATTTACGCCAGGCGTATCACATAATCAACCATTCTGTTAATAAAAACTATAATGGAAGTGATCCGGAGCAGGATTTAAGACAGGTAGCTGAAGGTTTGAATTTAGGTCATGATGTTGTTGGCATGATGACTGCCGTAAATGTAACCCACACCGTATTAAGCTGTGGCAGTCAAAAAGGTCTGGCAGTGGCGGCTCTTTGTACTGTTGGAGTAAGTAATCCAGGGGTTGCGGGTGTTCCTACCGCAAAGCTGCAAAGAAATATTCAACCGGGCACGATCAATACTATTTTATTAATTGAAGGCAATTTAAGCGTGCCTGCGATGGTTAATGCGGTTATAACGGCAACCGAAGCCAAGACAAGAGCTCTGTTTAAATCAAAAATAAGCTTGCTGGACGGTGAATGTATAACCGGTACAACCTCGGACGCCATAGTGGTTTCCTGTACCGGGAGAGGTGAATTGCAGCATTATGCCGGGACTGCAACTGACTTAGGATATTTAATTGGGCGTACTGTGTACAATGCGATATCGCAGGGAGTGGATGACTATATCTCGTATAATGAAGGACTTAATTTAGAAAATAAAATTGATTTCCTAAATTAA
- a CDS encoding methyl-accepting chemotaxis protein codes for MKKRRKVDKRNNLPGEAKKNKWGKMKFLNWSLKDMKFLKSAVRLADIQNKLTVLRCLFGKKSHKNCAPAKVIAKKFDNKPLNYKGVTFIDKVSFQLRILLLMTMLVIFVMSILGMVAYWEGKQWLQKYTDGRLTSSASNISEKIDLFTTTVDSRELERKSGYLLNSEATGFMRQGLNACLMIIDQQGNEVLSSGRNQQRITFTSDLEGKMFSSRTGLFTIEVQKELWRVAYQQIPGKNWVCVIGVPVEQYLLPVKQLGLLIIFGGLITVLATILICALGARKFAGPLNELIDIMSLAGEGNLTLRARETKVGKELSLLGSGFNRMLSHLEMLIKDFSLTSGDLHLASMQMHRVGENQVRFALSAEQSAERMDSVVKNVKGLVVEAETSSQEMMRLVEEGLLGLKNIVDKIKGNWQLSQDSSKSMQSLTVHIQQIGNIVDIIKDISRQTHLLSLNASIEAARAGEYGRGFSVVAGEVRNLAEETGKATGDVSRIISLIQESTARVLEQVQLSEDMANQGVTAVSNTEDALAGMHQSVMHTGKLVDYIANNIRQMDTEVNETVYSVRLIAGTQEVKGEVEGQVSSREVAHWAGRLAEMAVHAQNQLKRFDITNEKMNHIK; via the coding sequence TTGAAGAAAAGAAGAAAAGTAGACAAACGAAACAATTTGCCAGGAGAGGCAAAAAAAAATAAGTGGGGCAAAATGAAATTTTTAAATTGGTCATTAAAGGATATGAAGTTTTTAAAATCGGCGGTACGGTTAGCGGACATACAAAATAAATTGACGGTTTTAAGGTGTTTATTTGGCAAAAAAAGTCATAAAAACTGTGCTCCCGCAAAGGTTATTGCAAAAAAATTCGATAATAAGCCTCTTAATTACAAGGGAGTAACTTTTATTGATAAGGTTAGCTTTCAGTTGCGTATATTGCTTCTAATGACGATGCTAGTTATTTTTGTTATGAGTATATTGGGCATGGTCGCATATTGGGAAGGAAAACAATGGCTGCAAAAATATACTGATGGCCGTTTAACCTCATCAGCCAGTAATATTTCGGAGAAAATAGACCTTTTTACTACAACCGTTGATAGTCGTGAATTGGAGCGTAAATCCGGATATCTTTTGAATTCTGAGGCCACCGGCTTTATGCGGCAGGGGCTGAATGCATGCTTGATGATTATTGATCAGCAGGGAAATGAGGTATTGTCTTCCGGAAGAAATCAACAGCGTATAACTTTTACTTCTGATTTAGAAGGTAAAATGTTTTCCAGCCGTACCGGTTTATTTACGATAGAGGTACAAAAAGAATTGTGGCGGGTGGCCTATCAACAAATTCCCGGAAAGAATTGGGTTTGCGTAATTGGAGTACCGGTAGAACAGTATTTATTGCCCGTAAAGCAATTAGGATTGTTAATCATTTTCGGTGGTCTGATTACAGTGCTGGCAACAATATTAATTTGCGCTCTGGGTGCCCGGAAGTTTGCCGGTCCGCTAAATGAATTAATCGATATTATGTCTTTAGCCGGGGAAGGAAATTTGACTTTACGGGCTAGGGAGACAAAAGTTGGCAAGGAATTATCTCTTTTAGGCAGTGGCTTTAACCGTATGCTTTCCCATTTAGAAATGTTAATCAAGGATTTTAGCCTTACTTCGGGAGATTTGCATCTTGCCAGTATGCAAATGCACCGGGTTGGAGAAAACCAGGTCCGGTTTGCTTTATCTGCTGAACAAAGCGCTGAAAGAATGGATTCAGTAGTTAAAAATGTTAAAGGTCTGGTGGTGGAAGCCGAAACATCTAGCCAGGAAATGATGCGGTTGGTGGAGGAAGGTTTGCTGGGACTAAAAAATATAGTGGATAAAATTAAGGGTAATTGGCAGTTGTCTCAGGATAGTTCTAAATCCATGCAGTCCTTAACAGTACATATTCAGCAGATTGGTAATATAGTAGATATAATTAAGGACATATCGCGTCAAACACATTTATTATCCTTAAATGCTTCAATAGAAGCTGCCCGGGCTGGGGAATATGGACGAGGTTTTTCCGTGGTTGCCGGAGAGGTGCGTAATCTGGCCGAAGAAACCGGAAAGGCCACAGGGGATGTAAGCCGTATTATCAGTCTAATCCAGGAAAGTACTGCCAGGGTTTTAGAGCAGGTGCAGTTAAGTGAGGATATGGCCAATCAAGGCGTGACTGCTGTGTCGAATACTGAAGACGCACTTGCCGGAATGCATCAGTCAGTTATGCATACGGGAAAGCTTGTGGATTATATTGCCAATAATATTAGACAAATGGATACTGAGGTAAATGAGACTGTGTATTCAGTGCGTTTAATAGCCGGTACACAGGAAGTAAAAGGTGAGGTTGAAGGACAAGTTTCTTCCCGTGAGGTGGCCCATTGGGCCGGACGGCTGGCCGAAATGGCTGTTCATGCGCAAAATCAATTAAAACGTTTTGACATCACCAATGAGAAAATGAACCATATAAAATGA
- a CDS encoding cob(I)yrinic acid a,c-diamide adenosyltransferase, translated as MKSDVLKKGYVQVYTGNCKGKTTASLGLAFRAMGQGLKTYIGQFMKGQCYGELKSAEMCKPYITIEQYGKDTFTHIQNPPLEEDVKMAVEGLEKAKKAMFSGEYDIIIFDEINIAHHYNLITTEEMVDIIKNKPEDVEIVFTGRHAPQKVIEFADLVTEMVSVKHYYDKGIIARDGIEK; from the coding sequence GTGAAATCAGATGTCTTAAAGAAGGGATATGTGCAAGTTTATACCGGAAATTGCAAGGGCAAAACCACAGCTTCACTTGGTCTGGCTTTTCGGGCCATGGGCCAAGGTCTAAAAACCTATATAGGTCAATTTATGAAGGGCCAGTGCTACGGCGAACTGAAATCGGCAGAAATGTGTAAACCGTATATTACCATTGAGCAATATGGTAAAGACACTTTTACTCATATTCAAAACCCTCCACTGGAGGAAGATGTGAAAATGGCTGTGGAGGGACTGGAAAAAGCCAAAAAGGCTATGTTTTCAGGCGAATATGATATAATTATATTCGATGAGATTAACATAGCTCATCACTATAATTTGATCACGACAGAAGAAATGGTGGATATTATAAAAAATAAGCCTGAAGATGTGGAGATAGTATTCACCGGCAGGCATGCTCCGCAGAAAGTTATAGAATTTGCGGATTTGGTAACGGAAATGGTGAGCGTAAAACACTATTATGATAAGGGAATAATTGCCAGAGATGGTATTGAAAAGTAG
- a CDS encoding response regulator: MPNILVVDDEQNVLEIVRFNLERAGYKVITAKDGNIALELARSRNPDLIVLDLLMPGLDGYSICRLLQRDPATRRIPIIMLSARSDELDKVLGLEMGADDYITKPFSPRELVARVNARLRRDKKEEFIIPRDSKNIIMRGKLIIDKECMSIELGGKKQYLKAKEFELLYFLACQPGKYFSRYFLLKQFWEFDVSNDSRTVDVHIRRIRQKLEILNANQQYIETARGVGYRFIETNL; this comes from the coding sequence ATGCCAAATATTCTAGTTGTAGATGATGAGCAAAATGTACTTGAAATAGTCCGATTTAACCTGGAGCGTGCAGGCTACAAGGTGATAACGGCTAAAGACGGCAATATTGCGCTTGAATTAGCCCGTTCAAGAAATCCTGATTTAATCGTATTAGATTTGCTAATGCCAGGGCTGGATGGTTATTCCATATGCCGGCTGCTGCAGCGCGATCCTGCGACCAGACGAATTCCCATAATCATGCTTAGCGCAAGGTCAGATGAATTGGACAAGGTTTTAGGCTTGGAAATGGGAGCGGATGATTACATAACCAAGCCTTTTAGTCCTCGGGAACTGGTAGCTCGGGTCAATGCCAGATTAAGGCGCGATAAAAAAGAAGAATTCATTATTCCAAGGGATAGCAAAAACATTATCATGAGGGGTAAATTGATTATTGATAAGGAATGTATGTCAATTGAACTGGGTGGCAAAAAACAATATTTAAAGGCCAAGGAGTTTGAGCTGTTGTATTTTTTGGCTTGCCAGCCAGGTAAATATTTCTCCCGATATTTCCTATTGAAACAATTTTGGGAATTTGATGTTTCTAATGATTCCCGTACTGTTGATGTACACATAAGGAGAATTAGACAGAAGTTGGAGATACTAAATGCAAACCAGCAATATATTGAAACTGCACGTGGTGTTGGATATCGTTTTATAGAAACAAATCTCTAA